One Pseudoalteromonas sp. NC201 DNA segment encodes these proteins:
- a CDS encoding sigma-54-dependent transcriptional regulator produces the protein MTEEKTLLIIDDEQSIRDALKQLFEIEGYSVQCFSSATPALKKLSRQFSGVVLCDINMPEVNGIQFLEQVMQFDSELPVVFLTGFADVEVAVKAIQKGAYDFFEKPVSEPLLDCIARALDKRRLVMENRELKAQVKKKSAPGVRILGETKQMQQMLHLLDAVIDTPADVLIEGETGTGKELVARYLHDHSARSNHNFVAINCGAIPEELIESELFGAKSGAFTGAKESREGKFSFAQGGTVFLDEIEAMSAALQVKLLRVLEERSVTPVGSNTAIALDIRVVAATKVDLQTLVAQGKFRSDLFYRLNLVKVMIPSLRSRKADIPLLYKHFSSIAATRFHKPMQPISPELEAQLLAQDWPGNVRELRNHAERHILLGGAMTTSNMQSNLSDETLSLAEKVSYYEQSLIEEALAQSQGSIKDAMNLLKVPRKTLYDKMNKYGLNRTMFTNDDG, from the coding sequence ATGACTGAAGAGAAAACACTGTTAATCATCGATGATGAACAAAGTATACGAGATGCACTAAAGCAACTATTTGAAATAGAAGGGTACTCAGTGCAGTGTTTTTCCAGTGCAACGCCTGCATTAAAAAAACTTTCTCGTCAGTTTAGCGGTGTTGTGCTTTGCGATATCAATATGCCCGAGGTCAATGGTATTCAATTTTTAGAGCAGGTGATGCAGTTTGATTCTGAGTTACCTGTGGTATTTCTGACCGGCTTTGCGGATGTTGAAGTGGCGGTAAAAGCCATTCAAAAAGGGGCTTACGACTTTTTTGAAAAGCCTGTGTCAGAGCCGCTACTTGATTGCATAGCAAGGGCGCTTGATAAACGCCGGTTGGTGATGGAAAACCGAGAGCTAAAAGCGCAAGTCAAGAAAAAGTCTGCACCGGGGGTGCGGATCTTAGGTGAGACAAAACAAATGCAGCAAATGCTGCACTTGCTTGATGCTGTGATTGATACCCCAGCTGACGTATTGATTGAAGGTGAAACCGGTACAGGAAAGGAATTGGTGGCGCGATACTTACACGACCATAGCGCGCGCTCAAACCATAACTTCGTCGCCATCAATTGTGGTGCGATTCCAGAAGAGCTGATTGAAAGTGAATTATTTGGTGCCAAAAGCGGAGCATTTACGGGTGCTAAAGAGTCTCGCGAGGGAAAATTTTCTTTTGCCCAAGGTGGCACGGTTTTTTTGGATGAAATCGAAGCTATGTCTGCGGCTTTACAAGTGAAGCTGCTGCGCGTTTTAGAAGAGAGAAGTGTGACGCCAGTTGGTAGCAACACTGCGATAGCACTGGACATTAGAGTGGTTGCGGCGACGAAAGTGGATTTACAAACCTTAGTCGCACAGGGTAAATTTCGCTCGGATTTATTTTATCGACTTAACCTCGTCAAAGTGATGATCCCGTCACTTCGTTCCAGAAAAGCTGATATTCCGCTGCTATATAAACACTTTAGCTCCATTGCCGCTACTCGCTTTCATAAACCTATGCAACCAATTAGCCCTGAATTAGAGGCGCAGCTACTGGCACAAGACTGGCCTGGGAACGTGCGAGAGCTGAGAAACCACGCCGAGCGCCACATTTTACTCGGTGGTGCGATGACTACGAGTAACATGCAAAGCAATTTGTCTGACGAAACGTTGAGTTTGGCTGAGAAGGTGAGCTACTACGAGCAATCGCTAATTGAAGAAGCGCTGGCACAAAGCCAAGGCAGCATAAAAGATGCGATGAATTTGCTAAAAGTGCCGAGAAAAACCTTGTACGACAAGATGAACAAGTATGGTTTAAATCGCACTATGTTCACCAATGATGATGGGTGA
- a CDS encoding porin produces MTASKSLVALAVASATLSASALAADYSIYGKAEVQIANTDKGVMRYTKEGTQIDAPFSRIGVKGTHGLSSDLKLVYKYEVQVKGFEHDDTTEPFSARNTYVGLEGKFGTVLVGRNDTRFKFSEGKIDQFNETQSDIAQVLAGQDRVGDSITYSSPKWNDFSFSLTYTPKDDASNDETGFAATAIYGDRALKNKDYYVALSHTDSIGNLVATRIALAYKWQKLQLGAIIQDSENLAKDKSGNGYVLSASYQLDDNWRPKLQFAKDSSGLRHSEDATQWTLGTDYIFDKQTNLYVMATQLDLETQDDTSIAVGLKYKF; encoded by the coding sequence ATGACAGCAAGTAAATCTTTAGTGGCGTTGGCAGTTGCCAGTGCAACGCTATCAGCCTCTGCGTTAGCCGCAGACTACAGCATTTATGGTAAAGCAGAAGTTCAAATTGCCAACACAGACAAAGGTGTGATGCGTTATACCAAAGAGGGCACACAAATTGACGCACCATTTTCAAGAATTGGTGTAAAAGGCACTCACGGCTTATCAAGCGATCTAAAACTCGTCTACAAATATGAAGTACAAGTTAAAGGTTTTGAACACGACGATACCACCGAGCCATTTTCAGCAAGAAACACCTATGTTGGCCTTGAAGGTAAATTTGGTACGGTTTTAGTGGGCAGAAACGACACGCGTTTTAAATTCAGTGAAGGGAAAATCGATCAATTTAACGAAACCCAAAGTGATATTGCCCAAGTGCTAGCAGGCCAAGACAGAGTTGGTGATTCAATTACCTATTCTTCACCTAAATGGAACGACTTTTCTTTTTCTCTGACCTACACACCGAAAGACGACGCGAGCAACGACGAAACTGGGTTTGCAGCTACCGCAATTTATGGTGACCGAGCATTAAAAAATAAAGATTACTATGTTGCTCTGAGTCATACCGACAGTATTGGTAATTTGGTTGCTACGCGTATCGCGTTGGCTTACAAGTGGCAAAAGCTACAACTTGGTGCCATCATCCAAGACAGTGAAAATCTAGCGAAAGACAAATCAGGTAATGGCTATGTGCTAAGCGCAAGTTATCAACTCGACGATAATTGGCGTCCGAAGCTACAGTTTGCCAAAGACTCAAGCGGATTACGCCACAGTGAAGATGCGACTCAGTGGACGCTAGGTACAGACTATATTTTTGATAAACAAACTAACTTGTATGTAATGGCAACGCAGCTCGACCTTGAAACACAAGACGATACTAGCATCGCTGTTGGTTTAAAATATAAGTTTTAA
- a CDS encoding SLC13 family permease: MTEENKKTIKTQLFLWLGPLVMLLICLVEPPYGMSVEAWRTAGLAFWLASWWITEAVPIPAASLLPLVISPLVGIASIKAVAAPFAHPLIYLFLGGFLLSIAMERWGLHKRIALNTMLFAGTKPSIQILAMMGVTAFLSMWMSNTATAVMMLPIALSVIHLVKEQGGDSQSFAKALLLSIAYGASIGGIATLIGTPPNALMAAYLSDSYQIEIGFATWMMIGVPLSLVMLAFAWFWLTKVTYKVDKEEINVDTKSLFTSQLKALGEMSRAEKGVFAVFILAAVCWIFRPLIGDVTGLKLSDTGIAIAAALLLFVLPAKSGSDERILDWESAAKVPWGILLLFGGGLSLAAQIKSSGLADYIANLLAGADAMGLVLGVLVVAALITFLTEITSNTATAAGFLPLLGPVAESITGSPLAWVIPAAIAASCAFMMPVATPPNAIVFGSGEIKIKDMIRAGFVLNLVAIGLITIVTLTLARSILGF; encoded by the coding sequence ATGACAGAAGAGAATAAAAAAACGATAAAAACGCAGCTGTTTCTGTGGCTTGGTCCCTTGGTAATGTTACTGATCTGTTTGGTTGAACCACCATATGGCATGTCGGTTGAGGCATGGAGAACCGCAGGCTTAGCGTTTTGGCTAGCCTCTTGGTGGATAACCGAAGCTGTGCCTATTCCAGCGGCTTCGTTATTACCTTTGGTTATTTCGCCTTTAGTCGGGATTGCATCTATTAAAGCAGTCGCTGCACCGTTTGCGCATCCTTTGATTTATCTATTTCTGGGTGGATTTTTGCTCTCAATCGCCATGGAAAGGTGGGGGCTGCATAAACGCATCGCGCTGAATACCATGTTGTTCGCAGGCACTAAACCGAGTATACAGATCTTAGCGATGATGGGCGTGACAGCATTTTTATCTATGTGGATGTCAAACACGGCAACGGCAGTAATGATGTTACCGATTGCACTTTCGGTTATTCACTTGGTAAAAGAGCAGGGTGGAGATAGCCAAAGCTTTGCTAAAGCGCTATTACTTTCTATCGCTTATGGTGCCAGTATTGGAGGTATTGCAACTTTAATTGGTACGCCACCAAATGCGTTAATGGCTGCATATTTATCCGACAGTTATCAAATAGAGATTGGTTTTGCCACTTGGATGATGATTGGTGTGCCTTTGTCTTTGGTGATGCTGGCATTTGCTTGGTTCTGGTTGACCAAAGTGACTTACAAGGTTGATAAAGAAGAAATCAATGTTGATACTAAGTCGTTATTTACTTCCCAATTAAAAGCACTCGGTGAAATGTCTCGTGCGGAGAAAGGGGTTTTTGCGGTATTTATTTTAGCGGCAGTATGTTGGATCTTTAGACCGCTAATTGGTGATGTTACGGGTCTTAAATTGTCAGATACTGGCATTGCAATTGCCGCTGCACTGTTACTATTTGTTCTTCCTGCTAAGTCGGGAAGTGACGAACGTATTTTAGATTGGGAAAGCGCTGCTAAGGTGCCTTGGGGGATTTTGCTATTATTTGGCGGTGGTTTATCGCTCGCGGCACAGATCAAATCTTCAGGACTTGCCGATTACATCGCTAACTTACTTGCGGGCGCGGATGCCATGGGCTTAGTGCTTGGCGTGCTAGTTGTTGCAGCGCTTATTACGTTCTTAACGGAAATTACCAGCAATACCGCAACGGCTGCAGGCTTTTTACCTTTACTTGGACCTGTCGCTGAATCAATCACGGGCTCTCCTTTAGCTTGGGTTATCCCTGCAGCAATCGCGGCCAGTTGCGCCTTTATGATGCCTGTCGCAACACCACCAAATGCTATCGTATTTGGCTCGGGTGAGATTAAAATTAAAGACATGATCCGAGCAGGGTTTGTTTTGAACTTAGTCGCAATTGGGTTAATTACAATCGTTACCTTGACTTTGGCAAGGAGCATACTAGGGTTTTAA
- a CDS encoding coniferyl aldehyde dehydrogenase gives MIEDNTSTLIATFTQLKSRFNQDPYPALEKRLRLLAEIKARILQRQDQLVEAADQDFGTRSRFDTVIADIMPCINSIDYIAKHLRKWSKVQHRSPGAQWLPSKAKIEIVPKGVVGVIAPWNYPIQLAIVPVITALAAGNKVMLKLSEFTPNVNAVIRAIFKGLDNEVCVIEGGPDIATTFTEQPFDHLLFTGSTAVGKKVMAAAAKNLTPVTLELGGKSPVIVLDDADISAAAMSVLMGKLSNSGQICVAPDYVLVHEEKYDAFIAELEQHYEKTYKTKVGVKNQTSIINDRQFQRLNDIIIDAKSKGANVWQAEPACDNRQLPLHIITQVNKSMRVMQEELFGTILPILKISDLNDAINYIREDTTPLASYLFTQSQVAMNKVSKELATGTLAINETIVHVVVESLPFGGLGHSGMGQYHGEEGFYTFSHKKPILQSNNTKWRNKMLLSHSKLLTKPLEWLFLRRK, from the coding sequence ATGATTGAAGATAATACCAGCACTCTAATAGCCACATTTACTCAGTTAAAAAGTCGCTTTAACCAAGATCCTTACCCAGCGCTTGAAAAGCGCTTACGTTTACTAGCGGAAATAAAAGCACGTATATTGCAACGGCAAGATCAATTAGTCGAGGCGGCGGATCAGGACTTTGGTACTCGGAGTCGATTCGATACTGTGATTGCAGACATCATGCCTTGCATTAATTCGATTGATTATATCGCTAAGCACCTGCGCAAATGGAGCAAAGTGCAGCATCGTTCACCCGGTGCGCAGTGGCTACCATCTAAGGCGAAAATTGAGATTGTGCCAAAAGGAGTCGTGGGCGTGATAGCCCCGTGGAATTATCCAATTCAGTTGGCGATTGTCCCCGTGATTACCGCCCTCGCCGCTGGAAACAAAGTCATGCTCAAGTTGAGCGAGTTCACTCCCAATGTGAATGCGGTGATAAGAGCCATTTTTAAAGGATTGGATAATGAAGTGTGCGTCATTGAAGGTGGACCTGATATTGCCACGACTTTTACTGAGCAGCCATTTGATCACTTGCTATTTACAGGTTCAACAGCAGTTGGCAAAAAGGTGATGGCGGCGGCGGCTAAAAATCTCACGCCGGTCACCCTAGAGTTAGGGGGGAAATCACCTGTTATTGTGCTTGATGACGCTGATATCAGCGCCGCTGCGATGAGCGTGTTAATGGGTAAGCTCTCTAATTCAGGTCAAATCTGTGTTGCACCAGATTATGTGTTAGTGCACGAAGAAAAATACGACGCATTTATTGCTGAGCTGGAACAGCACTACGAAAAAACATATAAAACAAAAGTAGGTGTAAAAAACCAAACTTCAATTATTAACGACAGACAATTTCAGCGCTTAAATGACATTATTATTGATGCCAAAAGTAAAGGCGCAAATGTATGGCAAGCTGAGCCGGCATGCGACAATCGTCAGCTCCCTCTGCATATCATTACCCAGGTCAACAAAAGCATGAGGGTGATGCAAGAGGAGTTATTTGGAACGATTTTGCCGATACTAAAAATATCCGACTTAAATGATGCGATTAACTACATTAGAGAAGACACCACACCACTTGCGAGTTATTTGTTTACGCAATCTCAGGTTGCTATGAATAAAGTGTCAAAGGAGCTCGCAACGGGGACTCTAGCGATCAACGAAACCATAGTGCACGTGGTTGTTGAGTCTTTACCCTTTGGTGGCCTAGGTCACTCTGGTATGGGTCAATATCATGGCGAAGAAGGCTTTTATACCTTTAGCCACAAAAAGCCCATTCTCCAATCCAATAATACTAAATGGCGCAACAAGATGTTGCTTAGCCATTCGAAGCTGCTTACAAAGCCTTTAGAGTGGCTATTTTTGAGGAGAAAGTAG
- a CDS encoding glyoxalase/bleomycin resistance/dioxygenase family protein has translation MNTKVKFTAGRNIAMKLPPHQYEATLQFYRDVIGLKEITEHAPSVGFEFGSNNLWLDSVPGISQAETWLEIVTNDIAAASEHLKAAGVVRCDEIEPLPEGFQAFWVSSPASIIHLVCKDSESWK, from the coding sequence ATGAATACTAAGGTTAAGTTTACAGCTGGTCGTAATATCGCCATGAAGCTGCCGCCTCATCAGTACGAGGCAACGCTTCAGTTCTACCGCGATGTCATTGGCCTCAAAGAAATAACAGAGCATGCTCCATCGGTTGGTTTTGAGTTTGGCTCCAATAATCTCTGGCTCGACAGCGTACCTGGTATCAGCCAAGCCGAAACATGGCTCGAGATTGTTACCAATGATATTGCAGCAGCGTCAGAGCACCTCAAAGCTGCTGGCGTCGTACGCTGTGATGAAATCGAGCCGTTACCTGAAGGATTTCAGGCATTCTGGGTGTCCAGCCCTGCATCGATTATCCACCTTGTTTGCAAAGACTCAGAGTCATGGAAATAG
- a CDS encoding DUF2986 domain-containing protein: protein MNRKKKIYETLKKKDKRANAKLHKSNKPRYISKAEREKIAAQQQEREELDSENNEH, encoded by the coding sequence ATGAACCGCAAAAAGAAAATTTACGAAACCTTAAAGAAAAAAGACAAACGTGCTAATGCTAAACTCCACAAAAGCAACAAACCTCGTTATATTTCAAAAGCTGAGCGTGAGAAAATCGCAGCCCAACAGCAAGAAAGAGAGGAATTAGATAGCGAAAACAACGAGCATTAA
- a CDS encoding tetratricopeptide repeat protein: MLGRISKTCIAIALLSQAPLATAGLEEGIDALNAGRFEEALQEFNYLAEMNYAPGIYQLGVMYEGGYGVVKNQRKAAELFQQAVKLGEADAMFALAVMYDEGRGVKKDRSKYVELMTRAANKNMPAAQFNVALMYANGDGVPQSYRHALNWYEKAAANNYTLAMFNLALMYFQGLGVEKNIERSYVWNTLAEFNGYAEATKSRVLDEKQLSPSQIEQAKELANSIYERIQAGKYVAETRTK; the protein is encoded by the coding sequence ATGTTAGGCAGGATTTCAAAAACATGTATCGCCATTGCACTTTTAAGCCAAGCACCTTTGGCAACAGCTGGATTGGAAGAAGGCATAGATGCACTCAATGCTGGCAGGTTCGAAGAAGCACTACAAGAATTCAATTATTTAGCTGAAATGAACTACGCCCCAGGCATTTATCAACTCGGTGTAATGTATGAAGGCGGCTATGGTGTCGTTAAAAATCAACGCAAAGCTGCAGAGTTATTTCAACAGGCCGTAAAACTTGGTGAAGCCGACGCAATGTTTGCGCTAGCAGTCATGTATGACGAAGGTCGCGGCGTTAAAAAGGACCGCTCAAAATACGTTGAGCTAATGACCAGAGCGGCAAACAAAAACATGCCAGCCGCGCAATTTAACGTAGCGCTAATGTATGCAAACGGTGACGGTGTACCACAAAGTTACCGCCACGCACTTAACTGGTATGAAAAAGCCGCCGCAAACAACTACACCTTAGCCATGTTTAATTTAGCACTCATGTATTTTCAGGGCTTAGGAGTCGAGAAAAATATTGAACGCTCGTACGTATGGAACACGTTAGCCGAATTTAATGGTTATGCTGAAGCCACAAAGAGCCGAGTACTCGACGAAAAACAGCTTTCCCCTTCACAAATCGAGCAAGCGAAAGAGCTCGCTAATAGTATTTACGAGCGAATTCAAGCCGGTAAATACGTAGCTGAAACACGTACAAAGTAA
- a CDS encoding DUF6279 family lipoprotein, which produces MKKLIALALCLLCLAGCSQRLAYNNLGWLASYYISDYVELTDEQEEKLEADVESLVAWHRQSELPKYKSHIQSLLKHWQTMTESDMVHMVYTTRNYWYSVVEAVYPKLETHLNSLNREQREMLIANIEKEMLDDDWEEGDQFNRYERWLGDLSDKQKELINEYYEQGEFARQVWRAHEQRRFSQFKQAMILSGVEQVSPELLQQAIVTTPTALPERILDIQARRIKEYANLAVKLKGTMSGKQKKHFKEELEELLELLESL; this is translated from the coding sequence ATGAAGAAATTAATAGCACTGGCGCTATGTTTACTGTGTTTGGCTGGATGTAGTCAAAGATTGGCCTATAACAACTTAGGATGGTTAGCGAGTTATTATATTTCCGATTATGTTGAGCTGACGGATGAGCAAGAGGAAAAGCTGGAGGCTGATGTAGAATCTTTGGTTGCGTGGCATCGACAGTCAGAGCTACCAAAATACAAATCTCATATCCAATCACTGTTGAAGCACTGGCAAACCATGACAGAGAGTGACATGGTGCATATGGTGTATACCACAAGGAACTATTGGTATTCCGTCGTTGAAGCCGTATATCCCAAGTTAGAAACACACCTAAATTCGCTTAACCGTGAACAGCGAGAAATGCTGATAGCCAACATAGAAAAAGAAATGTTGGACGATGACTGGGAGGAAGGAGACCAATTTAACCGCTACGAGCGTTGGCTTGGTGATTTGAGTGATAAACAAAAGGAGCTTATTAACGAATATTACGAGCAAGGCGAGTTTGCGCGTCAGGTTTGGCGTGCACATGAACAAAGACGATTTAGCCAGTTTAAACAAGCCATGATACTGAGCGGAGTCGAGCAGGTTTCACCTGAGCTGTTGCAGCAAGCGATAGTTACTACACCCACAGCGCTGCCTGAGCGCATCCTAGATATTCAAGCAAGGCGAATAAAAGAGTATGCAAATCTCGCTGTTAAACTTAAAGGCACTATGAGCGGCAAACAAAAGAAGCACTTTAAGGAAGAGCTCGAAGAATTACTCGAGCTCTTGGAATCATTGTAG
- a CDS encoding flavin reductase family protein translates to MKHFSSNDIKTLDERYRALMINSLSGFKSANLIGTVDETGQENLSIVSSVFHLGASPALVGVIFRPHSVPRHTLENILATEKYTINQVNVQIYMTAHQTSARYEKNQSEFEETGLTSEYLNAFPAPFVKESRLKYGLSLKEHQIIKLNDTELVIGEIESLHIEENALLEDGYIDIEALDCVAISSLDCYHSTKRINRLEYAKPNKPTRIKLLG, encoded by the coding sequence ATGAAACACTTCTCAAGTAACGATATTAAAACCTTAGACGAGCGTTATCGCGCATTGATGATAAATTCACTATCAGGCTTCAAAAGCGCTAACTTAATTGGAACGGTTGATGAGACAGGTCAAGAAAACTTGTCTATCGTCAGCTCCGTTTTCCACCTCGGTGCCAGCCCGGCGCTCGTGGGTGTGATTTTTAGGCCTCATAGCGTACCTAGGCACACATTGGAAAATATCTTAGCGACTGAAAAATACACCATTAATCAAGTTAATGTTCAAATTTATATGACAGCCCATCAAACCTCAGCCAGATATGAAAAGAATCAATCTGAATTTGAGGAAACAGGTTTAACCTCCGAGTATTTAAATGCTTTTCCAGCTCCGTTCGTCAAGGAAAGCAGATTAAAATACGGGCTTAGCCTCAAAGAGCACCAAATCATCAAGCTCAACGATACCGAGCTGGTAATAGGCGAAATTGAGTCTCTTCACATTGAAGAAAACGCTCTACTCGAGGACGGCTATATCGATATAGAGGCGCTCGACTGTGTCGCGATTTCCAGTTTAGACTGCTATCACAGTACCAAGCGTATTAATCGCTTGGAGTATGCTAAACCAAACAAGCCAACCAGAATTAAATTACTTGGCTAG
- a CDS encoding SDR family NAD(P)-dependent oxidoreductase, translating into MTNFAIIVIGASSAIADAFIQAQTEQNPDVKMITVSRQAKAASHANNLHFQCDYSKAQIQQVASRILEQELTIKSVTIFNGLLHDEFDTFPEKKLEDIDLEYSMALFNINTMIPMLWLQALLPVLKGKQSCVVTALSARIGSISDNQMGGWYSYRSSKAALNMMFKTAAVELARRAKNIKLILFHPGTTDTPLSKPFQANVPDEKLFTPEFVAHQLSGIIANSHPDGTVSYVDWQNKLIEW; encoded by the coding sequence GTGACTAACTTCGCCATCATAGTGATTGGTGCAAGTTCAGCGATCGCTGATGCCTTTATACAAGCGCAAACCGAACAAAATCCCGACGTAAAAATGATCACGGTGTCTAGGCAAGCTAAAGCGGCTTCACATGCCAATAACCTGCATTTTCAGTGTGATTATTCTAAAGCACAAATTCAACAAGTTGCGAGCCGTATTCTCGAGCAAGAGTTAACGATTAAAAGCGTCACCATTTTTAATGGCTTACTCCATGACGAGTTTGATACATTCCCAGAGAAAAAGCTTGAGGACATTGATCTTGAATACAGCATGGCGCTGTTTAATATCAATACCATGATCCCCATGCTTTGGTTACAAGCTTTATTGCCAGTCTTAAAAGGTAAGCAGTCATGCGTAGTTACAGCACTCTCTGCCCGTATTGGAAGCATCAGTGACAACCAGATGGGCGGCTGGTACAGCTACCGCAGCTCAAAGGCTGCGCTTAATATGATGTTTAAAACCGCAGCAGTCGAGCTTGCGCGTCGAGCAAAAAACATTAAGCTCATTTTGTTCCATCCAGGTACTACCGACACGCCACTTTCAAAACCTTTTCAAGCCAATGTCCCGGACGAAAAACTCTTTACGCCGGAATTTGTAGCACATCAACTTAGTGGCATCATCGCAAACAGTCATCCTGATGGTACGGTGAGCTATGTTGACTGGCAAAATAAATTAATTGAATGGTGA
- a CDS encoding thiol-disulfide oxidoreductase DCC family protein: MIVFYDGNCPLCVREMNELKHFDQHNKIDFVNIHDDRFSSEFPKIEHEAAMTKLHGYDNQGKLILGLDVTAAAWSQVGKHRWIKLLRLPIIRTIADGVYLFFARHRMKISKLLVPNQCSIQNSGDCNRD, translated from the coding sequence ATGATTGTATTTTACGATGGTAACTGTCCGCTATGTGTGAGAGAAATGAATGAACTTAAGCATTTCGATCAACACAATAAAATTGATTTTGTGAATATTCATGATGATCGCTTCTCGAGCGAGTTTCCTAAGATAGAGCATGAAGCGGCTATGACTAAACTCCACGGTTATGATAACCAAGGTAAGCTTATTTTAGGACTAGATGTTACCGCAGCGGCTTGGAGTCAAGTTGGCAAACATCGCTGGATCAAGTTATTAAGATTACCCATCATCCGAACAATTGCAGACGGCGTTTACCTGTTTTTTGCAAGGCACAGAATGAAAATTTCTAAACTTCTGGTCCCAAATCAATGCAGTATACAAAATAGTGGAGATTGCAATCGTGACTAA